One Erysipelothrix amsterdamensis DNA window includes the following coding sequences:
- a CDS encoding glycoside hydrolase family 1 protein, which yields MKPTNDFSLPKHFWFGAATSAPQTEGAADVDGKSPSTWDMWHKLEPNQFDQEIGPNQTSDVYHHYREDVKRMQAMKLNSFRTSIAWTRLLPDGETLNQKAVTFYRDYFSAMLEAGIEPVINLFHFDMPWWLMEKGGWEYEGISDAFAYYASVCVETFGDLVTYWTTFNEPIVHVECSYLYGYHYPAIHDFKKAIHAGYQTILAHAKAIQAMRAVKPDAKLGTILNLTPVYGKSVQEEDLKAQEAADLLNTKSFLDGMVLGTFSEPLKALLLEHDLMPDTNPEDLEIISDVKLDFIGVNYYQPRRVQAPTTSKTPAQDPEDLYIPYIWPERRMNPYRGWEIYPEALSDIATLIKDEYHNIPWYLSENGMGVADEMRFVDEDDVIQDDYRVEFIYDHLKVLEQAIADGANCFGYHLWTFVDCWSWLNGYRNRYGFYRIDLKTQKRFPKQSSFWMRAVIEHHQKGE from the coding sequence ATGAAACCGACCAATGATTTCAGTCTTCCAAAGCATTTCTGGTTTGGGGCAGCAACGTCTGCTCCCCAAACAGAAGGTGCAGCGGATGTCGATGGAAAAAGTCCAAGTACATGGGATATGTGGCATAAATTGGAACCAAATCAATTTGATCAAGAAATAGGACCAAATCAAACAAGTGATGTTTACCATCATTACCGCGAAGATGTGAAACGCATGCAAGCGATGAAATTAAATTCATTTCGCACATCCATTGCGTGGACGCGCCTTTTACCTGATGGTGAAACCTTAAATCAGAAAGCTGTCACATTTTATAGAGATTATTTCAGTGCCATGTTAGAAGCGGGTATTGAACCGGTGATTAATCTCTTTCATTTTGATATGCCTTGGTGGCTCATGGAAAAAGGTGGCTGGGAGTATGAGGGTATAAGCGATGCATTTGCTTACTATGCTTCAGTCTGTGTTGAGACTTTTGGAGATTTGGTCACATATTGGACAACGTTTAATGAGCCTATTGTGCATGTAGAGTGCAGTTATCTTTATGGATATCACTACCCTGCAATCCATGATTTTAAGAAGGCAATTCATGCGGGTTATCAAACAATCTTAGCGCATGCGAAAGCGATTCAAGCGATGCGCGCTGTGAAACCCGACGCCAAACTCGGTACAATTCTAAATTTAACGCCAGTCTATGGTAAAAGTGTTCAGGAAGAAGATTTGAAAGCGCAGGAAGCAGCCGACTTACTCAATACCAAAAGTTTTCTTGATGGTATGGTACTTGGAACCTTTTCCGAGCCCTTGAAGGCGTTACTCCTTGAACATGATTTAATGCCAGATACAAATCCTGAAGATTTAGAAATTATTTCCGATGTTAAACTGGATTTTATTGGAGTGAATTATTATCAACCGCGTCGTGTTCAAGCACCCACAACATCAAAAACACCTGCACAAGATCCAGAAGATCTCTATATTCCGTATATATGGCCCGAACGAAGAATGAATCCCTATCGGGGATGGGAAATCTATCCAGAAGCATTGAGTGATATCGCAACGCTAATCAAGGATGAGTATCACAACATACCCTGGTACTTATCTGAAAATGGTATGGGTGTAGCAGATGAGATGCGTTTTGTCGATGAAGACGACGTAATTCAAGATGATTATCGTGTCGAATTTATTTATGATCACTTGAAGGTTTTAGAACAAGCCATTGCGGATGGCGCAAATTGCTTTGGTTACCACTTGTGGACATTTGTGGATTGTTGGTCGTGGCTAAATGGTTATCGCAATCGCTATGGTTTTTATCGTATTGATCTTAAAACTCAAAAACGTTTTCCAAAACAGAGCAGTTTTTGGATGCGTGCGGTGATTGAACACCATCAAAAGGGGGAATAA
- a CDS encoding alpha-mannosidase produces MKKIVHIISHSHWDREWYLPYEQHHMRLVELIDDLLDLFKTDPEFKSFHLDGQTIPLDDYLAVRPHRRQEVLEATQSGKLKVGPFYILQDDFLISAEANTRNMLVGLDESKQWGEPVMLGYFPDTFGNMGQAPQLMKQADIHAVAYGRGVKTTGFNNVVVDETYVSNYSELMWEGADQTEIFSILFANWYSNGNEIPVEKDAAQAFWNQKLADVEKYASTRHLLMMNGVDHQPVQKNVAEAIRLANELYPDYEFIHSNFDDYLKAVMAELPNDLGRVKGELTSQETDGWYTLANTSSSRVYLKQKNTEVQNLLELVAEPLATMAMENDYPHDMLRYAWKTLMQNHPHDSICGCSVDAVHRQMMTRFENAEEVGVYVKDLALDHLEKQMDTSMFPENSRPFTIFNTLGIKRYETVTITLELERLDFNREQPDQLYKELEAKVLPNLCVQDEQGHKVEAEILDSWVQFDYDLPKDGFRVPHMSKRVKVRLSCELPALSWKSFALVEGENTIDCAEELIEKNVLENQFLKVTIHENGAVDVYDKANHKSYLDVFYYDDAGDIGNEYIFKQPYGEQTLTSRNVQATIEELERSPLVQRVAMTQNLDIPVSADESLLYEQISVTEMRQRNAKRNLETAPLAITTEFTLEKNSPVLKIDTRFTNEMKDHRLRACFDVGFKTTHHQAESIFEVVTRPNAVSKSWENPSNPQHQQAFCGLYTHGQGVVIGNIGLNEYEIVNNDTIAVTLLRSVGEMGDWGYFPTPEAQCLGDHHTTLYFGCHNDTNRVNMYQTVKAKQVGFQVKQCKHHQGILAPTHTYLSLKSQRMWMTALKRKEHGKDPIVRLFNMESECSDALEVCLPNHTVMKSDVLERDNGVFDGIIKPAEIVTLRFKKEGQ; encoded by the coding sequence ATGAAAAAAATTGTACATATCATATCCCACAGTCATTGGGATCGAGAGTGGTATTTACCTTACGAGCAACACCATATGCGTTTAGTTGAACTTATTGATGATCTTTTGGATTTATTTAAAACAGACCCAGAATTTAAAAGTTTTCATCTGGATGGACAAACCATTCCACTTGATGATTATTTAGCGGTTCGTCCTCATCGACGTCAAGAAGTTCTTGAGGCAACGCAATCTGGGAAACTAAAAGTGGGACCATTCTATATTCTTCAAGATGATTTTTTAATCAGCGCTGAGGCGAATACACGAAATATGTTGGTAGGACTTGATGAAAGTAAACAATGGGGAGAACCAGTAATGTTGGGTTATTTCCCGGATACATTTGGAAACATGGGACAAGCGCCACAATTGATGAAACAAGCAGATATTCATGCGGTTGCGTATGGACGTGGAGTAAAAACGACTGGATTTAATAATGTTGTTGTGGATGAGACTTATGTTTCCAATTACTCCGAACTTATGTGGGAAGGTGCAGATCAAACTGAAATTTTCAGTATTCTTTTTGCGAACTGGTATAGCAATGGTAATGAAATACCCGTTGAAAAAGATGCAGCCCAAGCGTTTTGGAATCAAAAACTTGCGGATGTTGAGAAGTATGCATCCACACGTCATCTCCTCATGATGAATGGTGTTGATCATCAACCTGTTCAAAAAAATGTTGCGGAGGCCATCCGCCTTGCGAACGAGCTATATCCAGACTATGAATTCATTCACAGTAATTTTGATGATTATCTTAAAGCTGTGATGGCTGAATTACCCAATGATTTGGGCAGGGTAAAGGGTGAGCTTACAAGTCAAGAAACGGACGGGTGGTATACTCTTGCAAATACGTCGTCGTCACGTGTTTATTTAAAACAAAAGAATACAGAAGTACAAAATCTTCTTGAACTTGTTGCGGAACCTCTCGCTACAATGGCAATGGAAAATGACTATCCACATGACATGCTTCGTTATGCGTGGAAAACATTAATGCAAAATCATCCTCATGACAGTATTTGTGGTTGCTCGGTTGATGCAGTTCATCGCCAAATGATGACCCGTTTTGAAAACGCTGAAGAAGTTGGAGTCTATGTCAAAGATCTCGCGTTGGATCATTTAGAGAAGCAAATGGATACATCGATGTTCCCAGAGAACAGTCGTCCATTTACAATTTTTAATACACTTGGAATCAAACGCTATGAAACAGTGACAATCACTCTTGAATTGGAGCGCTTAGACTTTAACCGCGAACAACCAGACCAGTTGTATAAGGAACTTGAAGCCAAAGTTCTTCCAAACTTATGTGTTCAAGATGAACAAGGACATAAGGTTGAAGCAGAAATATTAGATTCGTGGGTACAGTTTGATTATGACCTACCAAAAGATGGTTTCCGCGTTCCACATATGTCCAAACGCGTGAAGGTGAGATTATCCTGTGAACTGCCGGCCCTAAGTTGGAAATCGTTTGCACTGGTTGAGGGAGAAAATACGATTGATTGCGCTGAAGAACTTATCGAAAAGAACGTGCTCGAAAATCAATTTTTAAAAGTGACCATTCATGAAAATGGAGCGGTTGATGTTTATGACAAAGCGAATCATAAGTCATACTTAGATGTCTTTTATTACGATGATGCGGGTGATATTGGAAATGAATACATTTTTAAACAACCTTATGGGGAGCAAACACTTACAAGTCGTAATGTTCAAGCAACAATTGAAGAACTTGAACGAAGTCCACTGGTTCAACGTGTCGCTATGACTCAAAATCTTGATATTCCTGTAAGTGCCGATGAATCTTTATTGTACGAACAAATTTCAGTTACAGAAATGCGCCAACGGAACGCTAAACGAAATCTAGAAACAGCACCGCTCGCAATTACTACAGAATTCACATTAGAAAAAAACAGTCCGGTTCTAAAAATTGATACCCGATTTACAAATGAAATGAAAGATCATCGTTTGCGTGCTTGTTTTGATGTTGGATTTAAAACAACACATCATCAAGCAGAAAGTATCTTTGAAGTGGTTACTCGTCCTAATGCGGTAAGCAAATCTTGGGAGAATCCTTCGAATCCCCAACACCAACAAGCTTTCTGTGGTCTCTATACACACGGACAAGGCGTGGTTATTGGGAATATTGGTTTGAATGAATATGAAATAGTCAATAACGACACAATCGCTGTTACATTACTTCGAAGTGTTGGGGAAATGGGAGATTGGGGATACTTCCCTACACCTGAAGCACAATGTTTGGGTGATCATCATACGACACTCTATTTTGGATGTCATAACGATACGAATCGTGTGAATATGTATCAAACTGTGAAAGCAAAACAAGTTGGATTCCAAGTGAAGCAATGCAAGCATCATCAAGGAATTCTTGCCCCAACCCATACTTATCTAAGCTTAAAGAGTCAAAGAATGTGGATGACTGCTTTAAAACGTAAAGAGCATGGGAAAGATCCTATTGTACGTTTATTCAATATGGAATCGGAATGCAGTGATGCTTTGGAGGTTTGTCTGCCAAATCATACGGTGATGAAATCAGATGTTTTAGAAAGAGATAACGGAGTTTTTGATGGCATCATAAAGCCGGCAGAAATTGTGACCCTTCGTTTTAAAAAGGAGGGACAATGA
- a CDS encoding glycoside hydrolase family 125 protein codes for MTTYNTVPQSAEKLIREIQTQCGEEHKAWGEIFENVFSNTLLTTVKRIAEDDTFVLTGDIPAMWLRDSTAQIRPYLVLANEDESIKEMILGLINRQIFCINHEPYANAFNETENGAGHQTDNTYMTPFIWERKYEIDSLCYPIQLSYLYYQTTQDTRVFSEAYTQAVRSILDVWETEQNHETSPYTFTRPTDRPEDTLVNEGRGTPVAYTGMTWSGFRPSDDACEYHYLVPSNMFAVVVLEYIEEIYSDILKDSEIVERAQKLRNEIKEGIESFGVVDTDYGSVYAYEVDGLGNSSLIDDPNVPSLLAAPYLGYCAWDDPMYLRTRNHILSPSNRYFESGTFASGCGSSHTPKGYIWPIALAIEGLTTPVLEEKKQIIDTLVKTDGGTKMMHESFNVEDPTQYTREWFSWANMMFCELVMDYFGIRVGKEQ; via the coding sequence ATGACAACTTACAATACGGTACCGCAATCAGCAGAGAAGCTGATTCGCGAAATTCAAACGCAATGTGGTGAAGAACATAAAGCTTGGGGAGAAATATTTGAAAACGTCTTTTCCAATACATTACTCACAACGGTTAAACGGATTGCAGAAGATGATACGTTTGTTTTAACGGGTGATATACCTGCGATGTGGCTTCGCGATTCTACAGCACAAATTCGCCCTTATTTAGTTCTCGCGAATGAAGATGAGTCCATTAAAGAAATGATTCTAGGGTTGATCAATCGTCAAATTTTCTGTATTAACCATGAACCGTATGCGAATGCATTTAATGAGACGGAAAATGGAGCAGGTCACCAAACGGATAACACTTACATGACACCGTTTATTTGGGAACGTAAATATGAGATCGATTCTTTATGTTACCCGATTCAATTGTCCTATCTCTATTACCAAACTACTCAAGATACTCGGGTATTTAGTGAAGCTTATACGCAAGCAGTACGTTCAATTTTAGATGTATGGGAAACAGAACAAAATCATGAAACATCTCCATATACGTTTACGCGTCCAACAGATCGTCCTGAGGATACTCTAGTAAATGAAGGTCGCGGAACACCTGTAGCTTATACAGGGATGACATGGTCTGGTTTTAGACCAAGTGATGATGCGTGTGAGTATCACTATCTTGTGCCCTCAAATATGTTTGCGGTGGTTGTTCTGGAATATATAGAAGAAATATACTCTGATATTCTAAAGGACTCGGAAATTGTAGAGCGGGCACAAAAACTTCGTAATGAAATTAAAGAAGGAATTGAATCGTTTGGCGTTGTGGATACAGATTATGGATCAGTTTATGCCTATGAAGTGGATGGTCTTGGCAATTCGAGTCTGATTGATGATCCAAATGTTCCTTCACTATTAGCAGCACCCTATCTTGGGTACTGTGCATGGGATGATCCAATGTATCTTCGTACGCGCAATCATATTCTAAGTCCATCAAACCGATATTTCGAATCGGGTACTTTCGCATCAGGGTGTGGAAGTTCTCACACACCTAAAGGTTATATTTGGCCAATTGCACTGGCAATTGAAGGATTGACTACACCTGTTCTCGAAGAGAAAAAGCAAATTATCGATACGCTTGTTAAAACGGATGGTGGTACGAAAATGATGCATGAAAGTTTTAATGTAGAAGATCCAACACAATATACACGTGAGTGGTTTTCTTGGGCAAACATGATGTTCTGTGAACTGGTTATGGACTACTTCGGAATTCGTGTTGGAAAGGAACAATAA
- a CDS encoding ROK family protein, whose protein sequence is MKYFVFDWGGTSVKYALWDGDTLSDPGSFKTPSTWEQLKNEMLERVKPYQNTVQGIAISSPGSVDIKQGIIGGLSAIDYIHNFKIVEEMESLFGLPVSIENDANCAALAESWRGVAKDMKNLLFVVIGTGIGGAVIVDGVLQRGSQRFAGEFGCMIFDGENTWSMAATAVHMAERYCLRKGLEMDALTGETVFQRAQHDQIALEEVNKFYDALALGLYNLQFTLDPDCIVLGGGVSKHPDLIPELNQRINRLLQEAQLDELKINLKPCSYHNDANLIGAVASHLSQCGGENHEICD, encoded by the coding sequence ATGAAATATTTTGTATTTGATTGGGGTGGAACCTCTGTGAAATATGCATTATGGGATGGCGATACTTTAAGCGATCCAGGTTCTTTTAAAACCCCTTCCACTTGGGAACAACTGAAAAACGAGATGTTAGAACGCGTTAAACCTTACCAAAATACTGTTCAAGGTATTGCGATATCATCACCCGGAAGTGTTGATATCAAACAAGGTATTATTGGGGGCCTAAGTGCAATCGACTATATCCATAATTTTAAAATTGTAGAGGAAATGGAATCACTGTTTGGACTTCCTGTAAGCATCGAGAATGATGCAAACTGTGCAGCACTTGCGGAGTCTTGGCGTGGTGTCGCAAAAGACATGAAAAATCTTCTCTTTGTCGTGATTGGCACAGGCATTGGCGGTGCGGTCATTGTAGATGGTGTGTTGCAACGGGGGTCACAACGATTTGCGGGTGAATTTGGCTGCATGATTTTTGACGGTGAAAATACATGGAGTATGGCTGCGACGGCCGTACACATGGCTGAACGATACTGTCTACGCAAAGGACTTGAAATGGATGCATTAACGGGAGAAACCGTATTCCAACGTGCGCAGCACGATCAGATTGCTTTAGAAGAAGTCAATAAGTTTTATGATGCGCTTGCACTTGGTCTGTACAATCTGCAGTTCACATTAGATCCAGATTGTATTGTCTTAGGTGGTGGGGTATCAAAACATCCGGATTTAATTCCCGAGCTAAATCAACGCATTAATCGCTTATTACAAGAGGCCCAACTTGATGAGCTAAAAATCAATCTCAAACCTTGTTCGTACCATAATGATGCGAACTTAATTGGCGCGGTAGCATCGCATTTAAGTCAATGTGGAGGTGAAAATCATGAAATATGCGATTAG
- a CDS encoding GntR family transcriptional regulator, translating into MTKPLYEKIKNDIQRDIMNGTLSVHSQLPTELELSTTYGVSRITSKRALNELEQDGLIYRVQGKGSFVAESNTKKTSEDVYDLLFMMPFPDASNFGDYTSGMLQALQGTPYRLQIQRYDLETQYDDFAGVIFYPIDNHDALEAVFTLYARNIPVVILDKEVSGMPITTVVSNNDQGGYEATKHLIEQGVDEVLFVTSEDIENVSSIRTRYFGYLRALSESSDYTHQNPILWSPSDRTLDPDFLERLQSKHCGLVCGNDILALTLMAELKHLGFLIPQNLKIVGFDNTQASAYVDPPLTTIAQNFEEIGRVAMNELLSRIKNPSHPVSRQVLDVNLIKRNSTN; encoded by the coding sequence ATGACAAAACCCTTATATGAAAAAATAAAAAATGATATCCAACGAGATATCATGAACGGAACCTTATCGGTACACAGTCAATTACCGACAGAACTTGAACTTTCCACCACTTATGGCGTAAGCCGTATTACATCAAAACGAGCCCTAAACGAACTTGAACAAGATGGTTTAATTTATCGCGTTCAAGGAAAGGGGAGTTTTGTAGCAGAATCCAATACAAAAAAAACATCCGAAGATGTCTATGATTTATTATTTATGATGCCTTTCCCCGATGCTTCGAATTTTGGTGATTACACGTCCGGAATGCTTCAAGCTCTACAGGGAACGCCTTACCGCTTACAGATTCAACGCTACGATTTAGAAACGCAATACGATGATTTCGCTGGCGTTATCTTTTATCCCATCGACAATCACGATGCACTGGAAGCCGTCTTTACTCTCTATGCACGAAACATCCCGGTAGTAATCTTGGATAAGGAAGTTTCCGGTATGCCAATCACAACCGTGGTTTCAAATAACGATCAAGGTGGTTACGAAGCAACTAAACATCTGATAGAACAAGGTGTAGATGAAGTCTTGTTTGTGACTTCGGAAGATATTGAGAACGTGTCCTCGATTCGTACACGTTACTTCGGTTATTTAAGAGCACTGTCAGAATCATCTGATTACACGCATCAAAATCCAATTTTATGGTCCCCATCTGATCGAACCTTAGATCCAGACTTCTTAGAAAGACTACAATCCAAGCATTGCGGACTTGTGTGTGGCAATGATATTTTAGCTCTAACCTTAATGGCTGAACTCAAACACCTCGGCTTTCTCATTCCTCAAAACTTAAAGATTGTTGGATTCGATAATACACAAGCAAGCGCATATGTTGATCCCCCTCTTACAACCATCGCTCAAAATTTTGAGGAGATAGGTCGTGTCGCCATGAATGAGTTACTTTCACGAATTAAAAATCCAAGTCATCCGGTATCCCGTCAAGTCCTTGACGTAAATCTTATAAAGCGAAATTCTACGAATTAA
- a CDS encoding ROK family protein — MKYAISVDIGGTNTRVALVDEAGAILKRNMFSTDSNDPKANLMKIHEIVKAFDTPILGVGMSCPGPLDLKKGIVLTPPNLTGWHGFPLKEYAESLFDCPVFVENDANLAGLAEACLGAGQGCEVVQFLTISTGVGGGLIINQNIFQGAHGFAQEIANIILVPGGHQLKPLMPGSLESMCSGTAILARAQAEGLDVNHAGDVVTYAKKGNREAQIILDESKEYLANALAGMIGMIDPDIIVLGGGVALKIDGYVEEVSQRVKEKVYEVQKENVRIEKAKLGDDNGIIGGALLVFNSLS, encoded by the coding sequence ATGAAATATGCGATTAGTGTTGATATTGGAGGAACCAATACACGTGTGGCTTTAGTTGATGAAGCTGGAGCGATTCTTAAACGAAATATGTTTTCAACAGATTCAAATGATCCTAAAGCGAATCTTATGAAAATTCATGAAATTGTGAAGGCGTTTGACACACCCATCCTTGGAGTTGGGATGTCGTGTCCAGGACCCTTAGATCTAAAAAAAGGTATCGTATTGACCCCTCCTAATTTAACGGGATGGCACGGTTTTCCCTTAAAAGAATATGCGGAATCACTTTTCGATTGTCCAGTGTTTGTGGAAAACGATGCCAATCTTGCAGGCCTTGCTGAGGCATGTTTAGGTGCAGGGCAAGGCTGTGAAGTTGTTCAATTTTTAACGATAAGTACCGGAGTTGGCGGGGGTTTGATTATTAATCAAAACATATTCCAAGGCGCTCACGGTTTTGCGCAAGAAATTGCGAACATCATTCTTGTTCCTGGAGGACATCAATTAAAACCACTGATGCCTGGAAGTTTAGAATCAATGTGCAGTGGCACTGCAATACTGGCTCGTGCTCAAGCAGAGGGGCTAGATGTAAATCATGCAGGCGATGTGGTGACTTATGCGAAAAAGGGAAATCGTGAAGCACAAATCATTCTTGATGAAAGCAAAGAATACCTTGCAAATGCACTTGCGGGGATGATTGGCATGATTGACCCAGACATTATTGTTTTAGGAGGCGGTGTGGCACTGAAAATCGACGGATATGTTGAAGAAGTTTCACAGCGTGTTAAAGAAAAAGTTTATGAGGTTCAAAAAGAAAACGTACGAATCGAGAAAGCAAAACTGGGTGATGACAATGGCATCATCGGTGGCGCATTACTTGTGTTTAATTCACTTTCATAA